A stretch of DNA from Rothia mucilaginosa:
GTTATTTCACGAAGTGAATATACCCGCGACGGTCTAGACACTTCACCATAATTTAAGCGTTCTTTTCGAGTGCACGTCATAGAAGACCGTACGTAAGCGGAACGGGCTGAGAAATCTGCCGTTCCTACTTCTCTTCACGTGCTTCTCTTCATGAGGGGTTACCAAAGTGTCGGCGGGTTACCAAAGCGTCGGCCCAAAAATAAAGATGGTGTCACCCAGTATTGTGTGAATATTTTCCCGCTCGAATGACTGCACTCTATGAAGAACGCCCGCACGATAAATAACACCAGATAAGGAGCCCAGCGTGGCTTTTGTGAATAAAACAATGCTCCATATCGACCATTCCGAATTGCACTCTTTGCAGCAGGAAACCTCGTGGGAGGCCCTACCCGAGGAAGCACGCACTCTCAGCGTTGCGGCGGCTTTCTCTCTGCTCCGCCATTTTGAGCGCGCTCAGGATCGTGGCGAGAAGGTTTTCTTCCCCGATATGTACACCCCCGTAGGTGTGGACCTGGGGTTCAACATGACTCAGCGTTTCATTGCGGTCGGTGACAATGTTCTCTTCCGTGAGGCGCTCAATAAGCTGATCGCGGCACTGGTCAATGCTGACTATCTTGAGGTGTCCCTCAGCCAGCTACATCCGGGCAACTTGCACTACACCCTCAGCGAGGCTGGCCGCGAACTGCTCGGCACCCCGAAGGAACAGCAGGCGCAGGCGCTTCTGCCGGTTCTGCCCCTCCTCAGCGGCGTGTACCTCTACTACCTGAAGCAGTTCTACCCGGTTCTGCTCTCGCACATTACCGTGCATGAGCTTCTGCCCATCGTTCTGAGCGTGACCCCCTCCTACCCCGCGGCGGCGCCCGTGAAGATTCGCGAGCTGGTGCTGCGCGAGTGCGGTTTTGTGCAGGGCTGGTACGGTCTGTCGTACCTGGAGCAGCGCATTATTGAGCCGGTGATTGCTCAGGCGCTGAGCCTGCTGACCCGCGAGGGCTACCTGCGCACCAAGACGATTCACGAGCACACGGATTCTCCGCTGACTCTGTACTCGCTGTCGCCTTCCGCGAAGGACCTCGTGGAACGCTACGAAGAGACCGGCGTGCCGGCGAGCGAGCTGAGCTCCGTGCTGGCGCTGGTGAAGGATGAGGGCGCCTCCATTACGGCTGAGGATATTGCCGCAACCGATGCTCTGCTGACCCATATGGGCGTTCTTCTGCTCGACACCCTCAACGACCATGGCGCCGATGTGGAGCTGAGCCTTCCGAGCCTGGAGCAGGTCTTTGACCGCGACGAGCGCATCCAGCAGGCCTCCTCGAACCCCTATTTTGTGCAGATTGACGCGCAGGATTACCTCTACGATGTGCTGACCGCCCACCACTACCTCTCTGAGCGCGAGACCGTCTACTCGCTGGGTCCTGCTTTCGCGCCGGCTCTGGCGCAGATGGCTGAGCCGAGCGTTCAGAAGCTGGTGGCCTCGGCCCTGCTGGATCCTGCGGCGGTGGACGCTCTGCCGTACCCGCATCAGCTGCTGTACCCGATTCTGAAGCTCGTGGAGGAGAACCCGCGTATCTCCTACTACGACATCTACGATGAGTTGAAGATCGCCCTGGATATCCCGTACCTGCAGGGTGAGGTTGCTCCGCACCGTTATAAGCTGACCCCGCGTCTGCGTAACCGCTATTCGGTGGCGATGCACGTGCTCAAGGGCGAACGCTACCTGAACGCTCTGCGTGAGGGTACCGGTCGTACCTCCCGTAAGAACCCGGAGCGTTATGAGCTGAGCGAGGCGGGTAAGGAGCTGCTCAAGCGATTCCCGGAGGGCGCTCCGGAGGCGGTGACCGCCCGCATGGCGCCGCTGCCGCCGCAGTCGCTCAAGCACAAGCTGCCTCAGGATATTGCGGCTGAGTTGCAGGCTCGTGAGGAGGCTCTTCAGGCCGCTAAGGAGGCGCGCGCGGCGGAGCGTCAGGCTCGTCTGGCTGCTCGTGAGGGTGCTTCTCGTGAGCCGTTGGCTCCGGTGCCGGGTGCTTCTCCGGCGTTGTTGGCGCGTCCGGCTGGTTCGCCGGTAGCGGCTACTGTCCAAGCGACTACTGTCCAGGCACCCGCTGAGGTTCCGGCGGCACCGGTCGCTGAGGCTACCGCCCAGCCTGCTGTGCCCGCTCCTGCTGTTTCTGCGCCCGTTGCAGCTCCTGTTCAGCCGGTTGTTTCCGCTCCTGCTGTGTCCACTCCGGCTGTTTCGACTGCTGAGCCCTCGACCGCGCTGCAGGTGGCTGCCGCTCAGGTGCGTGAGGCGCTGAAGCGTTACCGTCAGGTCTTCCGCCGCGAGGCGCTGGCTCCGGCACTCGCTCAGGTGTCTGAGGAGCGCTTCCGTAGCATTGGTTTCGATCTGTTCCTGATGCGCGGCTACACGGTAGAGGCTCTGGATGCTCAGGGCGTGGACGGCGTAGCAACCCCCGCCTCCGGCGAAAAAGAACGCGCGTTCTACGTGCGTACTCTGCGCCCGGTAGCTGGCGGTGTGCTCTCCGCAAGCGTTCAGCCGCAGGATATTACCGCATTCTTCCTGGCGATTCACGCCCGCGGCGGTCAGCTCGGCACCTTCATCACGAACGCTGCGTTCAGCGATGAGGCGTACGACGAGTTCATCCGCTGCTCGACCAAGTACCCGAACATTCTGGTGGACTTGGTCTCCGGCGATGAGCTGCAGGACCGCCTCATTGCGCACCGCCTCGGCGTGGTCGAGGGTGCGAACGGTCTGCTGGAACTCAACGGTGAATACTTCGCCGGCTAGCAGTTTTTAGCCTATCTGGGGCGCCCCGGTCTTCTCTTCCCTGCGCGTTCAGGGAGAAAGCCGGGGCGTTTTCGCGCCTTTACCCCGGTGAGTTGTCCACAGGTAAGCCGTTTTCCTCGCATTCGGTGCCGCTCAATCCGTAATATTGCCGGTTTAGGCGACCTAAATCACCGAAATTCGTGGTTCAAGGCACACCCCTGAGTTAGGATATGAACATGAGCACTTACCAGGAACTTCCCAGCATCTACCGATTGAAGCGCTCGCTGACCGACGTCGATCAGATTGCTAACGAATATTTTGAAAAGGTCCTCGACCTGAACCCCGTCCAGGCGACCGAACTTGGTCGTAAAGGCGTAGAGACCCTATACCCCGACTACTCGCCCGCCGGCGAGAAGGCTTTTGCGCGCCTTGCGAAGAAGACTTTGAAGAAGGTTGACCGCGTTCTGCCTATTGACGACGTTGACCTGGTCACCCTGGATGCTCTGCAGGAGCGCCTGAGCCTGTACCGCAAGCAGTACAAGGCTGGTTTTGGTGGCTGGCAGCTGAACAATATTGCCTCCGTCCCGCAGGAGGTGCGCTCGGTTTTTGACCTGATGAAGCGCAACACCCAGCAGGACTGGGAGCACATTATTGGTCGTATGCACCGCGTGACCGAGGCGTTGGAGGGCTACATCCAGACTCTTGAGGCGGCTCGTGAAGAGGGCAAGGTTGCCCCGCGCCGCCAGGTGGATATTGTCATTGAGCAGACCGCCGCATACTACGCTCCCGGTGGTTTCTTTGACGAGCTCGCCGCCGAGGTCGCCGAAGCGGTCCCCTCCTTGAAGGATGAGGCTGCCGCCGGTGCCGAGGCTGCGAAGGAAGGCTACCGCCGCCTCAACAGCTACCTGGTGGAGAAGCTGCAGCCGGTCGCTCCCTCCCGCGACGCTGTGGGCCGTAAGGCGTACAGCCTGCACTCCCGTTCGTTCCTGGGTACCACCATTGACCTGGACGAAACCTACGCCTGGGGCGTGAAGGAACTGGAGAGCATTATTGCTCGTCAGCGTGAGGTTGCCGAGGAGATTGAGCCGGGCGCAAGCATTGAGCGTGCAAAGCAGCTGCTCGATGAGGATCCGGCGCGTCAGCTGCACGGCACCGATGAGCTGAAGGCGTGGATGCAGAAGCTCGCCGACGCCGCGGTAGAGAACCTGGCTGGCAGCCACTTCGAAATTGGCGGCCCCATGCGCCGCATTGAGTGCTGCATTGCGCCCACGAACGAGGGCGGTATTTACTACACCGGCCCCTCCCCCGATTTCTCGCGTCCGGGTCGCATGTGGTGGTCGGTTCCCGAGGGTGAGGACACGTTCACTACCTGGCGTGAAACCTCCACCGTGTACCACGAGGGCGTTCCGGGCCACCACCTGCAGATCGCTATCGCTACGGCTCTGCAGGGCACCATGAACTCCTGGCGCACGAACATGCTGTGGGTTTCCGGTCACGGTGAGGGCTGGGCACTGTACGCCGAGCGCCTCATGGAGGAACTGGGCTACCTGAAGGATCCGGGTGACCGCATGGGCATGCTGAACGCTCAGCGTATGCGCGCCGCCCGCGTGGTCTTCGATATTGGTGTTCACTGCGAGATGCCGATTCCCGATGAGTGGGCTGAGCAGCTGGGCGTTGAGCAGGGCACCATCTGGACTTCTGAGCTGGGTTACGAGTTCTTGAAGCTGAACCTGGACGAGTCCGAGGGTCACCTGCGTTTCGAGTTCCTGCGTTACCTGGGTTGGCCGGGTCAGGCGCCGAGCTACAAGATTGGCGAGCGCCTCTGGCTGGAGCTGCGCGATCAGGCTCTGCGCCGCGGCGATGACATGCGTGCGTTCCACACGCGTGCGCTTCTGCTTGGTTCGGTGGGTCTGGACACTCTGCGCCGCGCCCTGACCGATGAGATGATGCTTCCTCTGGATACTGAGGATGACGACGACGAGGACGACGAATAACCTCTAGATGAGTAGCCTCTGGACTAGAGCCTCCGCATAGGAACTCTATAGATGAAGCCCCCGCTTCAGCTTTGGCTGAGGCGGGGGCTTCGCTGTATTTTCGTGACTTCTGAGTGCTATCCGAAGTTTGCGGTGCCGGGGTCGGTGGTGCCGAACCCCATGCCGGTGGAGTCGTTCAGATCCACCAGGTGCGGGGCGAAGCGGCACCAATAGTCGGTGAGCGCGCCGTTCGATTCGCGGATACCCACGCCTACGGTGCGTCCGTCGACCACCCACACGCCGAGGATGGGGTGGCTGACCGGGTTGATAATGCCTTCGTAGCGCGGTGCCGGGATGTACTCCTGGTAGATGAATTCGCTTTCGGGGGCGTTGGCGAAGAAGTCGTCGTCTTCGGGTTTGATGAAGACGTCGTAGTCGGGGGCGTAGATTTCTACGCCGTCGCCTTCGCGTCCGAAGATGGGTTTGCGAACCCAGTTGCGCATGCCGCCGCGGTGGCCCGCGTAGGTGGGTACGAGGTTCGGGTGGCCCGGGTATTTATCCCAGAGCGCGGCGAGCAGCAGCTTATTGGAGAGGAACATCTTCCACGCCGGCTCGATCCAGCGGTCCATAGCGCCGTGGTAGGCGAAGAGGAGCTTGTCGTAGCCTGCTTCGCTGTCGGTGACCAGGTCTTCCCAGGGGTAGAGCTTGAAGAGATTGGTGATGGCGCGCCCTTGGGCGTCTTCCCAGCTCTTGGTTTCTTCGTTGAAGATGACTTCGTCGATGGGAATCATGTGGGTTTTGATGCCCGCCTGCTGCGCCGCGTAGGCGATGAGCCAGAGGTTGTTGTAGTCCTCGTTGTTCTCGTCAATCTCGGGGCTCACGTGCGCCAGATGCAGTACGGGCTTCACGCCGGCGGTGATTTCGGGGGCAAAGATGTGGCGCCAACGGTTGGTGAAGGCTTCACCGATTTCGCCCCAGTGGGCGTAGCCGCGGGTGTCGAGGCGCTGGTCTTTCGCCCAGGTTTTCTGGCTGACTGCCGCCTCCACGATACCGGTGGGGGTGTCGGCGTTGTATTCGAGCAGCTTCATGGGGTCGCCGGGCACGCCCGAATAGGTGAAGTCGAAGCGTCCGTAGAAGTCGGCGTCGCGGCGGTTCCAGGATTCTACGGCGAGGTTGAACGCCGCCTGGGGCAGGCCGAGGGTACCGAACGCGCCGGAGGCAATATACTCGACGGTTTCCAGGCACATGCGGTGCATTTCTTCCGCCTGGGCGCGCACAGAGTCCATTTCTTGCGGGCTGAAAATGTAGGCGGCGTATTCGTTCCAGTAGTGGTCGGTGTCGTGGGGGCCGTCCACGCTGTAGGTGAGGCCTTCCTCAATGATGACGTTCTCCCAGTCGGGTCGGCCGACGGGAAATTCTTCGCGGCGCATGAGGGGCTAGGCTCCTTCGAAGTAGTGAATGGAAAATAGTGAGGAAAATGCGGGCGGGACCGCTCAGTCCCTGCCCGCATTCAGTGTCATGGCTGATGGCTTAGCCGCCGGAGGTACCGCCACCGGACTTCGAGCCGCCGCCGAAACCGCCCTTGCTGCCGGACTTCGAGGAAGAACCAGACTTCGACGAGGAGCCAGACTTCGAGGACGAACCCGACTTGGAACCGGACTTCGAGGTGTTCGACTTGCTGTAGGAGCCGGTGCTACCGCTATTGCTGGTGCCCTGCTTACCGCTGGAGACCGAGCCGGTCGTCTTATTGCGTACCGCGGAGGTCTTACCGGAGTTGTTGGTGCTAGTCACCTTGCCCGAGGAGACGGTGGAGGACTTCTTCGCGGTGCGGTAGGAATCTTCGAAGCTACCGCCCTTGGAGGACACACCGCTGTAGACGGTGCCGTTGCTGGGGCGGGTGGTGCTGCCTCCGGAGAGCTTGGTGCCCACACCGGGAACCGTGGGGGTGCCGGTAGAGTTCGCGGCACTTTGGCGGCCCAGGTAGTACCAGAGGAACGCATTCGAATTATTGTGGGTGGTGGTCGAACCAGATGAGGTAGAACCGGAGGAGCTAGAGGAGCCCGAGGAACTGGAAGAACCCGACGAGCTCGACGAGCCCGAGGAATCGCTACTGGACGAGTCGGTCGGCTCCTGAACACCTGCCTTCTCGCATTCGCTATCTTCCACGCGCAGACCAGTCTTCGCATCCTGGCAGACGCGGGCGTACTCTTCGCCCTGCGACAAGAATGCGTTCTCTTCCTGGTGCATGGAGTTGTAGGCGAAGATGCCACCGCCAACCAGCAGCACGCCAGCGCCAGCTACGGCAATCATCTTGGCGATGCCGGGGCGGGTCGCGCCCAGGTTCAGGGTCTGCTGGGCTGAGGTCTGTGCGGCGCGGGTAGCGAAATCTGCAACCGCTTCCATGCGCTTGCGGGGCTTCTTCGGGCCGTTAGGGGTGGTGGTTCCGCCGGGGTATTGGGGAGCAGAACTCATGCATCTCTCCTTGAAAGGTGGTGCGTGGCGTAACGCTCAACGCGTACATGAAGCTGAGTGGGTACAGCATCATCCGGCGACTTTCGCCGGACTATCGGTGTGGTTCCAGCATATCAAGCCCTAGCTTTCGGATTATTAGCTGACGGCAAAATCTCAGCAAGCTTCCCCGCATGTTGCGCAGTTGTTTCCTTTCTGTTTGCTTTTGCGGTGGCTCCCGAATAACTATCAGCCGTTTTAACCGCCTATGGGGGTCAGCTGGCGGCACCAATGGATGCACTTGTTGGATGCGCTGGTGGGCGCGCTGTTGGATGTGCCGTTGGATGTTTTGTTAGTTGCGCTACCGAAAGGTGCTCTCTCTCTCTCTCTCCCCCCCCCCCGAAAGGTGCCGCAGGAAGGTCACGATTCGTCATACATCCCCTCCACTGCACCGGGTTGCAATACTTCTTCACACAAACTCGCGCCGGAGTGCGCAAAAGTTTTAGAGTATGCCACATGTCTACACCGCATGCATCATCTCGTTCACCTCTGCCCAAGTGGGCTACTTCTTTCGGCAACCAAATCATTGCCTCCCTCATTCTGGGTATTGTTCTCGGCGCGCTCGCTCTCGCACTGGGTGGGGACGCGAAGAGCAACCCCAACTGGCTCATGGTGACCTTAGATACCATCGGCTCCTCCTACGTCACCCTGCTGAAGGCTGCTGTTGTTCCGCTGATTTTCACCGCCGTGGTCGCCTCCATCTCGAACCTGTCGCAGGTGACGAACGCGGCGCGTCTGGCGGTTAACACGCTCATCTGGTTTGCGATTACCGCGTTCTTCGCGGTGCTCATTGGTATTGCAATGGGCCTGATTGTCCAGCCGGGCGTGGGCGCGCAGGTGCAGGGCAATGCGTACACCGGCTCGACCGGTTCGTGGACCGCATTCCTGACCGGTCTGATTCCGGTGAACTTCCTGGGTCTGGGTGTCAGCGCTAAGTCCGGTGATTCAGGCATCACCGCCTCGGCATCCTTTAACGTGCTGCAGATCCTGGTCATTTCCGGCGCGGTCGGCATTGCCGCACTGAAGGTCGGCGAGTCCGCTAAGCCGTTCATTGACGTGGTCAAGAGCGCCCTGGCGATTATTCAGAAGATTCTGTGGTGGATTATTCGCCTGGCACCGCTGGGCACCGTGGGTCTGATCGCTAAGGCAGTGTTCGCGTACGGTTGGGCGTCGATGGGTTCGCTGGTCGCGTTCGTTATCGCCCTCTACATTGGCCTGCTGCTGGTCTTCCTCGTGGTCTACCCGATTATTGTTCGCGCGAACGGCCTGTCGGTCCGCCAGTACTTCTCGGGCGTGTGGCCGGCGCTTCAGCTGGGCTTCGTGTCCCGCTCCTCCATGGGTTCGATGCCGATGACCCAGACCGTTGCCGAACGCAACCTGGGTGTTCCCCGCGCCTACGCATCCTTCGCGGTTCCGCTGGGTGCGACCACCAAGATGGACGGTTGTGCCTCGGTTTACCCGGCTCTTGCCGCGATCTTCGTGGCTCAGTTCTACGGTATTCAGCTGGACTTCACCCAGTACCTGCTGATTGTGATGGTGTCCGTGCTCGGTTCGGCTGCGACTGCCGGTACGACCGGCGCTATCGTGATGCTGACCCTGACCCTTTCCACTCTGGGTCTGCCGCTGGACGGCGTGGGTCTGCTCCTGGCGATCGACCCGATTGTTGATATGGGCCGTACCGCTCTGAACGTTGCCGGTCAGGCTCTGGTTCCCGCGATTGTGGCTCGCCGCGAGGGCATTCTGGACGAGGAGCTCTACAACGCTCCCCGTTCGGAGGGCGGCTTCGTGGCTCAGGAATTCTACGATGAGCGCATCGCCGGTGAGGCGCAGCGACTTCACGAGGTGGAGGACGCGGTACGCCGCTAATCTGGCGAGCTCATCAGGCAAAGGTTCACGCGCACGGCGCTAGGCGGTACCGCTTAGCGCCGTGTAGCTTCTCCACCGCCCGCGCCTCCCCAGCATGGGCGCACAGCACGGACGAAATACATTTGTCAAACGTCATAAAAATGTCATTATTGATTCTTCTTTTCTTTAATTCTTGAGAAGAGTTATGATTTTGAACGGCGTGTTCCATCTCCTACGTGGTTGAGGGGGATGGGACACGCTCTTTTTATACCCGCCGGGCTCGGCACTCCAGCCCGTCCCTCCCACAGATCACGCCCCCCCAGATTACGCCAAGGATCCATATTCAACGCTGACGCGCCGACTGAGGGGTTCCACCTAGTGACCCTCAATCTGCACCCGAGAGTAAAACTCACCGGCGACACTCTAAAATAGAACCCATGACTACCAGCGCTTCACCGACCCGACTGATTCTTGCCTCCGCCTCCCCGGCGCGCCGCAAGCTCCTGGAAGACTCCCGCATCGCGTTCACGGTGCGCGTCTCCTCCGTAGATGAGGACGCCGCACTCGCCACCGCCAACGAGCAGGCGCGAGCGCAGGGCCGTGCGGGACTCACCCCGGCTGAAACCGCCTCCCTGCTGGCGCAGTTGAAGGCGCAGGCCGTTGCCGCCGAACTTGCCGCCGAGGGTGTGCGCGATGCGCTGGTTCTGGGATGCGATTCGGTCTTCGAGTTTGAGGGTGTTGCCTACGGCAAGCCGCACACCGCCGAGGCGGCGCGCGAGCGCATCAGCGCCATGAGTGGCAACTACGGCGTGTTGCATACCGGTCACGCGCTCGTGGATTTGCGCGACATTGAGCCGGGTGCCGAACTGCCCGCCGCTTCTGAGCTACCCACTGTTGCTGAGCTACCCGCTGTTGCTGAGCTATGCAGCGCTACCGTCCACTTCGATACGCTCAGCCCCGAAGAGATTGAGGCGTACATTGCTACCGGCGAGCCGCTCTGGGTGGCCGGTTCCTTTACCCTGGACGGCTACGGTTCGGCGTTTATTCGCGGTATTGAGGGCGAGTTCCACACGGTGGTGGGCCTGTCCATCCACGCGCTACGCGATATGCTGCGCCGCCGCGAGGTTGCTGTGACCGAATTGTGGCTAGCGCCCGAAGACGAGGATTAGATCCAGCGTAATCGTATAAATCTGTCTCAAAGCGCGCTCTGGAATACACATTATTGAACACCAATCGATAAGATAGAACAGTATGATGCGCGTTATATTCGCCAATCCTGCCGATGTATCCTTGGAGCAGGAGATTAAAGGAGAGCTTTAAGTGACTCAGCACCAGGCAGAAGCCGCCAAGAAATTTACTGCAGTCCCCGGCCGCCACACCGGCCCGGTCAGCAAGATTCTAATCGCTAACCGCGGTGAAATTGCTGTCCGCGTGATTCGTGCAGCCCGCGATGAGGGCCTGCAGACCGTCGCCGTCTACGCTGACCCCGACCGCGACGCCCAGCACGTAAAGCTTGCCGATGAAGCCTACGCTCTCGGCGGCGCCACCGCGGCACAGTCCTACCTGGTCATGGACAAGCTCATTGAGATTGCTATCCGCTCCGGCGCTGACGCAGTGCACCCCGGTTACGGTTTCCTCTCTGAGAACGCGCAGTTCGCGCAGAAGTGCATCGACGCGGGCCTGACCTGGATTGGCCCCTCCCCCGAGTCCATTACCCAGCTGGGCGATAAGGTAGCGGCCCGCCACATCGCGCAGAAGGTGGGCGCTCCCCTGGTGCCCGGCACCAAGGACCCGGTCAAGTCCGCCGATGAGGTTGTTGCTTTCGCGGATGAGCACGGTCTGCCCATTGCGGTGAAGGCCGCATTCGGTGGCGGTGGCCGCGGCATTAAGGTGGCACGCGACCGCGAGAGCATTGTTGAGATGTACGAGTCCGCTGTTCGCGAGGCTACCGCGGCGTTCGGTCGCGGCGAGTGCTTCATCGAGCGCTTCCTGGATTCGCCCCGCCACGTTGAGACCCAGTGCCTGGCGGATGCGCACGGCAACGTTGTGGTGGTTTCCACCCGTGACTGCTCCCTGCAGCGCCGTAACCAAAAGCTCGTTGAGGAGGCGCCCGCCCCCTACCTGAGCGATGAGCAGAATGAGCGCCTGTACGAGGCGTCCCGCGCGATTCTGCGTGAGGCTGGCTACCAGGGCGCCGGCACCTGCGAGTTCCTGGTCGGCACCGACGGCACCATTTCCTTCCTTGAGGTCAACACTCGACTGCAGGTGGAGCACCCGGTCTCCGAGGAGATTTCCGGCCTGGACCTGGTTCGTGAGCAGTTCCGCATTGCTCGCGGCGAGAAGATTGAGGAGAAGGACCCGGTTCTGCGCGGTCACTCCTTCGAATTCCGTATTAACGGTGAGGATGCGGGCCGTTCCTTCATGCCCGCCCCCGGCACCATCGAGAAGATGACCGTGCCCACCGGCCCCGGTGTTCGCTGGGATTCCGGCTTCGTGGCTGGCGACGTTATCGGCGGTAACTTCGACTCCATGCTGGCTAAGCTCATTGTCACCGGCGCGGACCGCAAGCAGGCTCTGCAGCGTGCCCGCCGTGCCCTGGCTGAGCTGAGCATTGAGGGTATGCCCACCGTCATTCCGTTCCACCGCGTCGTGCTGGATGATCCCGCTTTCGCGCCGGCTGAGGGCGGCGAGTTCAAGGTGCACACCCGCTGGATTGAGACCGAGTTCAACAACACCATCCCCATGTACTCCGGTGCACCTGGTAGCGTGGGTTCCGATGAGGATGAGCGCACCACCGTGGTTGTCGAGGTCAACGGTAAGCGTATGGAGGTGTCCCTGCCTGATTTGGGTGGCGGCACTAAGCCTGCGGCTAAGCCCGCCTCCAAGACCCGCAAGTCTCGTTCGGCACGCGGCGCGGCAAAGGGTGGCGGCGACGAGCTGACCAGCCCCATGCAGGGCACCATCGTGAAGGTTGCGGCTTCTGACGGCGACACCGTTGCCGAGGGCGACCTGATTCTGGTGCTGGAGGCGATGAAGATGGAGCAGCCCATTACCGCGCACAAGGCGGGTAAGGTTTCGGGTCTGTCCGCTAAGGCCGGCGATACCGTCACCTCCGGTGCGGTGCTGGCGACCATCAAGTAACGCTTCGCCGCGATACCGCGGTCTCGCGAGCGCTATAGGCTACACAGATCCCCCGGAAGGGTATGAGGTCCCCTCTCGTATCTTTCCGGGGGATTTTCTGTGTCCGCCCTGTCTGTTTCTGCGCTCTTGCCTGTTTCTGTGGGGTTTTGAGCAACTACCTATTGCGATTACGTCCAAATAGTGGCTGTATTTGTTGGGTCTCTTCTGAACAGAGTTATAATGTTGCACTTTAGAGGAGCCTTTCAGATTCCTACGCTCACCGCACCCCACCCGATGCGGTCGCAGCACCCGGTACGCACCTACGGCACACCCGCCTCCCACGCTGACCGGCAACGGAACACCTACCTCAGGCTCCATGTGTACACACAAATTCACCATCTCGGGAGT
This window harbors:
- a CDS encoding restriction endonuclease, giving the protein MQQETSWEALPEEARTLSVAAAFSLLRHFERAQDRGEKVFFPDMYTPVGVDLGFNMTQRFIAVGDNVLFREALNKLIAALVNADYLEVSLSQLHPGNLHYTLSEAGRELLGTPKEQQAQALLPVLPLLSGVYLYYLKQFYPVLLSHITVHELLPIVLSVTPSYPAAAPVKIRELVLRECGFVQGWYGLSYLEQRIIEPVIAQALSLLTREGYLRTKTIHEHTDSPLTLYSLSPSAKDLVERYEETGVPASELSSVLALVKDEGASITAEDIAATDALLTHMGVLLLDTLNDHGADVELSLPSLEQVFDRDERIQQASSNPYFVQIDAQDYLYDVLTAHHYLSERETVYSLGPAFAPALAQMAEPSVQKLVASALLDPAAVDALPYPHQLLYPILKLVEENPRISYYDIYDELKIALDIPYLQGEVAPHRYKLTPRLRNRYSVAMHVLKGERYLNALREGTGRTSRKNPERYELSEAGKELLKRFPEGAPEAVTARMAPLPPQSLKHKLPQDIAAELQAREEALQAAKEARAAERQARLAAREGASREPLAPVPGASPALLARPAGSPVAATVQATTVQAPAEVPAAPVAEATAQPAVPAPAVSAPVAAPVQPVVSAPAVSTPAVSTAEPSTALQVAAAQVREALKRYRQVFRREALAPALAQVSEERFRSIGFDLFLMRGYTVEALDAQGVDGVATPASGEKERAFYVRTLRPVAGGVLSASVQPQDITAFFLAIHARGGQLGTFITNAAFSDEAYDEFIRCSTKYPNILVDLVSGDELQDRLIAHRLGVVEGANGLLELNGEYFAG
- a CDS encoding DUF885 domain-containing protein, encoding MSTYQELPSIYRLKRSLTDVDQIANEYFEKVLDLNPVQATELGRKGVETLYPDYSPAGEKAFARLAKKTLKKVDRVLPIDDVDLVTLDALQERLSLYRKQYKAGFGGWQLNNIASVPQEVRSVFDLMKRNTQQDWEHIIGRMHRVTEALEGYIQTLEAAREEGKVAPRRQVDIVIEQTAAYYAPGGFFDELAAEVAEAVPSLKDEAAAGAEAAKEGYRRLNSYLVEKLQPVAPSRDAVGRKAYSLHSRSFLGTTIDLDETYAWGVKELESIIARQREVAEEIEPGASIERAKQLLDEDPARQLHGTDELKAWMQKLADAAVENLAGSHFEIGGPMRRIECCIAPTNEGGIYYTGPSPDFSRPGRMWWSVPEGEDTFTTWRETSTVYHEGVPGHHLQIAIATALQGTMNSWRTNMLWVSGHGEGWALYAERLMEELGYLKDPGDRMGMLNAQRMRAARVVFDIGVHCEMPIPDEWAEQLGVEQGTIWTSELGYEFLKLNLDESEGHLRFEFLRYLGWPGQAPSYKIGERLWLELRDQALRRGDDMRAFHTRALLLGSVGLDTLRRALTDEMMLPLDTEDDDDEDDE
- a CDS encoding glutathionylspermidine synthase family protein — encoded protein: MRREEFPVGRPDWENVIIEEGLTYSVDGPHDTDHYWNEYAAYIFSPQEMDSVRAQAEEMHRMCLETVEYIASGAFGTLGLPQAAFNLAVESWNRRDADFYGRFDFTYSGVPGDPMKLLEYNADTPTGIVEAAVSQKTWAKDQRLDTRGYAHWGEIGEAFTNRWRHIFAPEITAGVKPVLHLAHVSPEIDENNEDYNNLWLIAYAAQQAGIKTHMIPIDEVIFNEETKSWEDAQGRAITNLFKLYPWEDLVTDSEAGYDKLLFAYHGAMDRWIEPAWKMFLSNKLLLAALWDKYPGHPNLVPTYAGHRGGMRNWVRKPIFGREGDGVEIYAPDYDVFIKPEDDDFFANAPESEFIYQEYIPAPRYEGIINPVSHPILGVWVVDGRTVGVGIRESNGALTDYWCRFAPHLVDLNDSTGMGFGTTDPGTANFG
- a CDS encoding dicarboxylate/amino acid:cation symporter, whose translation is MSTPHASSRSPLPKWATSFGNQIIASLILGIVLGALALALGGDAKSNPNWLMVTLDTIGSSYVTLLKAAVVPLIFTAVVASISNLSQVTNAARLAVNTLIWFAITAFFAVLIGIAMGLIVQPGVGAQVQGNAYTGSTGSWTAFLTGLIPVNFLGLGVSAKSGDSGITASASFNVLQILVISGAVGIAALKVGESAKPFIDVVKSALAIIQKILWWIIRLAPLGTVGLIAKAVFAYGWASMGSLVAFVIALYIGLLLVFLVVYPIIVRANGLSVRQYFSGVWPALQLGFVSRSSMGSMPMTQTVAERNLGVPRAYASFAVPLGATTKMDGCASVYPALAAIFVAQFYGIQLDFTQYLLIVMVSVLGSAATAGTTGAIVMLTLTLSTLGLPLDGVGLLLAIDPIVDMGRTALNVAGQALVPAIVARREGILDEELYNAPRSEGGFVAQEFYDERIAGEAQRLHEVEDAVRR
- a CDS encoding Maf family protein, coding for MTTSASPTRLILASASPARRKLLEDSRIAFTVRVSSVDEDAALATANEQARAQGRAGLTPAETASLLAQLKAQAVAAELAAEGVRDALVLGCDSVFEFEGVAYGKPHTAEAARERISAMSGNYGVLHTGHALVDLRDIEPGAELPAASELPTVAELPAVAELCSATVHFDTLSPEEIEAYIATGEPLWVAGSFTLDGYGSAFIRGIEGEFHTVVGLSIHALRDMLRRREVAVTELWLAPEDED
- a CDS encoding acetyl/propionyl/methylcrotonyl-CoA carboxylase subunit alpha; translated protein: MTQHQAEAAKKFTAVPGRHTGPVSKILIANRGEIAVRVIRAARDEGLQTVAVYADPDRDAQHVKLADEAYALGGATAAQSYLVMDKLIEIAIRSGADAVHPGYGFLSENAQFAQKCIDAGLTWIGPSPESITQLGDKVAARHIAQKVGAPLVPGTKDPVKSADEVVAFADEHGLPIAVKAAFGGGGRGIKVARDRESIVEMYESAVREATAAFGRGECFIERFLDSPRHVETQCLADAHGNVVVVSTRDCSLQRRNQKLVEEAPAPYLSDEQNERLYEASRAILREAGYQGAGTCEFLVGTDGTISFLEVNTRLQVEHPVSEEISGLDLVREQFRIARGEKIEEKDPVLRGHSFEFRINGEDAGRSFMPAPGTIEKMTVPTGPGVRWDSGFVAGDVIGGNFDSMLAKLIVTGADRKQALQRARRALAELSIEGMPTVIPFHRVVLDDPAFAPAEGGEFKVHTRWIETEFNNTIPMYSGAPGSVGSDEDERTTVVVEVNGKRMEVSLPDLGGGTKPAAKPASKTRKSRSARGAAKGGGDELTSPMQGTIVKVAASDGDTVAEGDLILVLEAMKMEQPITAHKAGKVSGLSAKAGDTVTSGAVLATIK